In the genome of Micromonospora sp. Llam0, the window TCGAGGTAGCGGTTGAAGCGTTCCACGCTCAGGTGTAGCCAACGGCCGGGCTGGCGGGACAGGTTGGTCAGTGCATGCGCGGCGAGGAGGTCCTGGTAGGCGGCTGCCATCGTGGCGACATCATCGTCGGGTGGCAGGGCGTAGATGTGCAGGCGTCCGGACTTCGGCCACCGTGCCTTGGGGCTGCGGGTGAAGAACGACTTCATCGGTTGGTCCTCTGCTCATGCAAGCCGGTTCACAGCACCTCGCCGCTGCTCGTGAAGCGCGGGCGCTTGGAATGGGTGACATCAAGGACGACCGGCGAGGTGTACGGCATCGTATGCCCTCGGCATGCTTGAAGATGAAGGGCTTCACGGGTCTCCAATGTGTCGACGGTGCGGGCCACTACGTTGGCGGGCGGGAGGAGGAGTCGGATCGTACGGCACCCTTCGGTGAGCCGCGTCGGCCCGAGCAGGTGAGCGACGAGGCGTTCTCCGGCTGAGCCAAGAGCTTCGCCGACTCCGGCGCTGCGCTGTCATTGTTGACCTGCTGAGGTTCGGCGGCAGCATCGTCTCGACGGGCATCGATCACCTACCGGTTCCGGCGTCAACTCGTCGGCGTCCACTGGCGGTCGTCGTCGATGTCAGGTACGGCGTCGGCGATGGCTTGAAGCATGGCGGCTTTCGCTTTGCCCGCCTTGGTGAGGTGGTATAGCGGGTGTCCCTTGCCGTCGTCGCTGGCCTCGACGAGACCGAGACGGATGAGGCGGTCCTTGATTTCGGTGATGGTCGAATCCGCGACGCGCGCACCGCTGTTGCGGGTGACCTCGAACGCCAGCTGGCCGAACCGCAGCGGACCGCTGACCGCGAGGCTGGCGATGACGAAGGAGTCCCACTGGTAGGAAAAAAGGGCGCGAACCTGACGAAGCCGGACGAAATCCACGTCATCACCCCCTCGTGGTTCTTCATGGGCGCTCCGCAGGCACGACCCACTCAATAGTCGATGACGGTGGGTGTCAAGGCCGCGCCAGCGATGATGTCGAACGACTCACCGAAACTCGGATCTTGGGTGACAAACTTCCGCGCGATCGGATGGGGCTGGCCGCTAAGCGGAGCCGCTGGCCACAGTCCCGTCATCAAGTTCCTGACATCTGGCCCACTTCTCAATCTCCACTAACCGTTCGTGCACAGTTCGACCCCGAACCGTAATCTCGACTGTCGGCATCCGCTCCGACACCTTCGGCCATGTAGCGCGGACGACACCGAGGGACTCCAAGCATCGAATCGCTTCGGCGACGACCTCCGGCAGTGCCGGCCGGTCGGACGGGGAGCGCCCTTCGGCGAGGTCGTCGAGCACCTCCAGCGCGAGCGGTGTGCAGAGTAGGTCACGCACCTTGTCCAGGCCGCTGAGTAGATCGCGGGGCATAGTCGCTCTCCAAAACCGGCAGGTGTATGGCGCAAGGGTGTTTGAGGACAAGTGTGATGGGCGGCGCGCGGAGGAACAAGTACCGTCCCGGTGCTCGTGGCCGACACTTGTCTCGCACAAGTACCCGGCACGAGTACCCATCCCACGTACCCGCCACGCGCACCTGGCCTACTTGGCAGTTCTGAGTGGCGCACGGCTGAATGAATGCATGAATCTTGAGACCACTCTTCGCATTCAATCCGGTAGGGGACGCAACGTGGGGACGTCGATCCGGCTGGCCGTGTTGATCTGCGCTGCGGCTGCGGCGCTGACGGCCTGTGGAAAGGACAGCCCCGCTCCGGTGCCAAGCGAACTGTCAGCGGAACCGGCGGGGAGCGCAATGTCCCCGTCGTTGGTCACGCCACCGCCGTCCGCTGGGGCGGCCACCGCTCTCGACGCGTACCGGGGGATGTGGACGGTGTACTCGGACGCCATCCGCATCCCCGACCCGAGCTATCCGGATCTCGCCCGCTATGCCCAGGACGACGCGCTCGATGTGCTGGTCAAGGGCTTGGCCAGCGTTCAAGACAACGGGCTCGTCGGCCAGGGCGAAGTCACGATCGCGCCGTCGGTGACGGGTGCGGATCCGAGCTCGACGCCACCGACGGTGACCCTTGAGGACTGTGTCGACACCGCGAAGTCGCACCTGGTGAAGAAGGACGGCTCGGGCTACCAGGACACGCCTGGCGGGCCGACCAGGGCCACCGCGACGGTGTCACGTCTGTCGGACGGTTCGTGGAAGGTCAGCTCTTTCGCGTTGTTCGCGGTTGGAAGCTGCTAGGTCTGGGAGGTGGACCATGCTGGGTTGGGGACGGCGTCTGATCGCCGCCGGTATCGCGGCCGCGGCGGTTGTCTTCGGCAGCGCAGCGGCGGCGCAGGCAAGTTGGGGCGACCCGGTGAACTGCGTCACTGATCCCACCAACCCGGCGTGTGTTATCACGATCACCGATCCGGGTGGCAGCAGCAGCGGGGGAGGTAGCGGCACATCGGGATGCCATGATTCGAGCGGACGGCTGGTTCCCTGCTTCGTTGAGGGCAAGGGGTGGTGGGGCGGCGACGGCTGCTACTACCAGCATGCCACCGGCGATGATCTCGCATTCGCCGAGGCGCTCGGCGGTCCGGTGCCACCGCCCGCGTACTGGTATCTCGGCACCTGCGGTGACCCGATCGACGACTGGTGGCCGTCCGGATACACCCGTTTCTCAGTGTTCGGACCCAACATCGGAATCGAACTACTCGCCGCCGAGGCGGTCAAGCGCCTGACGCTGCCGGCTCCGCAGATCGGCGTCAACCCCGACGCCGGGGCGCAGATGGTGTTCGTGCCAACCTGGCTGTGGGTCGAGCCGGCCACGTTCACGTCCCGGTCGGCGACGGCGAGCCTCGGCGGCCTGTCCGTCACGGCCGTGGCCACGCCGGCCAGGGTCACCTGGACCACCGGTGACGGGACCAGCGTGATGTGCGGCAGGGGAACACCGTGGACTCCGGGCGGCGATCCGGCCGCCGAATCTCCTGACTGCGGGCACACCTACACCACCACGTCGCACTCGCAGGCGGGCGGAATCTTCACCGTGCGCGCCACTGTCACCTGGGACATCAGCTGGTCCGGTGGTGGCCAGACCGGCACCGAGCCCGCGCTGACGTCCACCAGCATCGTGCAGGTGCGGGTGGCGGAATCGTCCGTGGTGAACACGCAGTAAGGAGACGCAGGACATGCCCACCGCCACCCCGACGGATTCCCGGCGGCGCTTCGACAACGCCACGACCACGGCCCTGCCCGCCACCGTCGTCACCTCACGCCGCCGGTCACCGCTGAGGATCATCGCCGGGCTGCTCGTGATCGCGCTCGGGTTCGTCGTCGGCGCGGTCGTCCTGGCAAACGTCAACAAGGCCGTCGACGTGCTCGCCGTGGCGCGGCCGGTCCCGGCCGGCGCGGTGTTGACCGACGCCGACGTGACGATGGTGAGCATCGTGCCCGCCGACACGCTGCAGGTCATTCCCGCCGGTCACCGTGCCCAGATCGTCGGCCAGACAGCGGCGGTGCCGTTGACCGCCGGGTCCCTGCTGGTGATGGACCAGATCGGCGCGATCACCGATC includes:
- a CDS encoding SAF domain-containing protein — encoded protein: MPTATPTDSRRRFDNATTTALPATVVTSRRRSPLRIIAGLLVIALGFVVGAVVLANVNKAVDVLAVARPVPAGAVLTDADVTMVSIVPADTLQVIPAGHRAQIVGQTAAVPLTAGSLLVMDQIGAITDPAPGQSILAVGVKTGHVPAGLSAGATVVVLVAPASAGSGSAAEVVQAPALVRAVEPPDAAGLTVVTVQLVSESALRVAAAAGDVTIIVQGR